The Balaenoptera acutorostrata chromosome 13, mBalAcu1.1, whole genome shotgun sequence region ggccctaaatccaatgactggtgtccttttaagaaggccatgtgaagacagcaACAGAGATTGGAGTTGAGCTTTCacaggccaaggaatgccagagattgccagcaaccaccagaagcaaggaaagggacaaggaaggattcttccctaaagaccagagggggaattccctggcggtccagtggttatgactctgcgcttccactgcagggggcacgggttcgatccctgggtggggggactaagatcccatatgctgcatggcgcagccaaaagaaaTGATATGGAAAATTGACACAGATGCACTGCCGGAAAGAGTGTGTGAAGTGGTACCATTTCCTGGAGGTTATTTTGTACATATGTATTAAGATCCTTGATATACATACCCTTGATCCAATAAATTCCACTTCTAGTaacttttcctaaaaaaaaaaaaaaaaaaaaaaaaaaaaaagaaggtccaCAAGAGATGTTCATCATGTTGTTTATaatgggcggggagggggggatgaaatatccaaaataggaATTACTATTGAGGTGAAATATGCAGTCATTTAAAACCAAGTTTTCACTGGGAGACAGTATCCAACAAACATGGCACATCCAACCTCACTAATATGAAGCAGTCTTCCAAATCCATAAGACTAAGTAGAAGCTGGGGTGAATGACAGGAATAGGCAATTAAGGAATACAAATGGCCACAAACATGAGAAGATGCCCAGTTTCactaataaacaaaatgaaataccgTTTTTTGCGCATCAGATGAACAAAGATGGAAAAGATTAGCAGCACCAGTAGTTTAGTGAAGAAGCAGGCACTGCCCACAGGCATTGGGACAGTGATTTTGGAGGGTACTTTGTcgatatctattttatttaaatgtttgttcCTTTTGACCTTGATCTTCCACATCTAGAAAAATATCTCCAGAATCCCATGTGCACATGAACCCACACAAAAAGTCATTGGAGCATTGTTtggaattaaaaaagaagaaaaacgcCCTTCAATAGGGGAGTGGTTAAATACAAGGTAGATTCATACCACAGAAATCTATgcagacaataaaaaaaaagactgaggtgACTCAGCGTgtagttgaaaagaaaaataaagtgaaaacgaAATCAAGCTGTGAAACGGTATGTTTAGTTGTTTAGTTTGATATCACTTATGTAGACACACGCACATTGATAAGGGTACACACAGAGTACTGCAGGATGTGCACTAAATTTTCCTGGGAAAACACACACCTGAGGGCTAGGATTTCAAACAACCTTCACTTTGTGCAACAGTGATTGACTTTTTCTTGCAACAAGCAGATATTGAtgttctaataaaaatattttatagcaaaGAAAACAATTCAGTAAAAAATGTTTAAGGCAAATGCTCAGATAAAACAGTCAAAATATAAAGCTGAGTAAAAAAAAGAGGTCACAAATTCCTATAAAgcatgatacatttttaaaattaatttatttgtttttatttttggctgtgttgggtcttcgttgctgtgcacgggctttctctagttgtggcgagcgggggctactctttgttgcagtgcgcggacttctcattgtcgtggcttctcttgttgcagagcacgggctctaggcgcacgggcttccgtagttgtggcacgcgggctcagtagttgtggcttgcaggctccagagtgcaggctcagtagttgtggcacatgggcttagttgctccgcagcatgtgggatcttcccggaccagggctcgaacccgtgtcccctgcattggcaggcggattcttaaccactacgccaccagggaagcccaagcatgatacattttttaagactcagcgctttcactgccgtgggcctgggttcaatccctggttggggaactaagatccctcaagcagtgaggtgtggccaaaaaaaaaaggaaatgctcaCACCAAATTGTTCACAGTGGTGAACTGGCTgaactattttcttttccattgtatttCCCCATGATTTCTAAGTTTTCTGCATCAAGCATGTACTCTCTTCATAATGGGGGAGTATAAGTAAAAGGGGGAGAGAGCTTGATCACAGAGAGACGAAAAATGTGAGCCCCCAACCCTGGCTCCAGGCCTGGAACCCGGCTGCTGGGTGGCCCAGGGCTCCTCTTCCTGAGGTCCCAGTGGGCACTTGTCCTTGACTGGCACTGCCAAATGGGAGCTGGACCTACTCAGGGCTGGGTGGGTCTGCCAGCAGGTGGGGGAAGTGAGGATTAGCACCCTCCTCAGACTGACACAGAGAAGCTGTTTATTGCTGGAAGAAAATTCACCTCTGTCCCAAGCTCAGCCGGAGGCGTGTTCTGGAGACGAGGGCTGTCTTTACAGTTAGAAAGCCCCAAGGACTCTGCACCTGGTCCCCTTGCACAGGTGTCAGGAAAAGCTAATTGCTTAGGTGCCTCATAAAGCAAGTTCCAGAAGGTCTCTGAAATTGTCTTCAGAAGTTAGCATCTGGTATAGCTCTGAGCAAGTAGGACTGCTCTCTGGGCAAAGAGTTTTATGCTGATGTCCTATTCCTCTAGCTTCTCTCTTGCATTCGGAAACATCTCTCCAAACTGGTAGAaaccattcattcaaccaatacaTCTCTGTTGAGTGCCTGTTCTTCCTGGCACTGTCCTAGACCTTGGGCAAATAGTGGAGAACCAGAAAGACCCCTACCCTCTTGGAGCTTAAGCATTCTAGTAGgtgagacagacagtaaacaagaAAGTAATAAGAATTATAGCTCATGTTAagggctatgaagaaaataaaactgggtAACATATAGGGAGTGACTCAGGTTTGAAGAGCAACATTAAATGGTCAAGGAAGTCTTCTCTatggagatgacatttgagctgcGATTTGAATAGAAATCTCAGTCAGGTAAAGACCCAGAGTAAGAGCATTCCAGTAAATGAGAACAGCAAGTGCGAAGGCCCTGAGGTAGATGTGAGTTTGGTTTAGTCACTGTactgaaggaagagagggaatgaTAGGGTCAGATGCTGTGTGGTCTTGTAGGCTACACTAAAAGAgtttggatttcattcttttttgtttgtttctttaataaatatatttatttgtttatttttggctgcattgggtctttgttggtgcacgtgggctttctctaagtgcagagagcggggactactcttcgttgcagtgcacgggcttctcattgccgtggcttctcttgttgtggagcacgggctctaggcgtgtgggcttcagtagttgtggctcgcgggctctagagcgcaggctcagtagttgtggaacacgggcttagttgctccgcggcatgtgggatcttcccggaccagggcttgaacccgtgtcccctgcattggcaggcagattcttaaccactgcgccaccagggaaatcctggaTTTCATTCTAAGAAGAAAGGGAagcccctggggtgggggtggggttctgATTAATGATTTACATTTATCAACCatttactatgagccaggcattgTACTCAGTGCTCAGCAGTTCACATGTCATTTAATTTGAACAATAACAACAATCCAAAAGGtcatattattgatattattccTATTGAATAGCTCTAGTGAAGTGTAAAGAGCACTAATTTTAGAATGGACAGTCCTGCCGTTAGAATTCAAGCCCCACCACTCACTGGCTGTGTAAACTCAGCCAAGTTACTCACCCTCTCTGagttcatttcctcatctgtaaaatactcACCGTGATATTCACAATGATAGCTATGATTCTTATTATTTCTGGAGATGTTGTCATCTTGGAGGGGTGTCAAGGGGAGTAAAGATTACTGTACAGTAAATCCTCACCCAGCTGTCTGCTTAATTAACCCAGCTAGGGGCTACCCTGGAAACTTCTGGCACTCTAGGGCAGCCTGCCAAGGCTCAAAACTTTTCAGCTCTGGCTGGAGTCCAATTTATCCTGGCAgctcaaagaaagaaggaaggccCAGCCCTTAGAACATTCTAGGCTAGTCCACGGTAAACACAAGAATGCCGCCTATCACAGGCTGGGTTCCCTGGGAAGCAGACTCGGGGCTGGAAGTTAGGGTGCAGGAGGTTTATTAAGGAGTGCCCTTGGGGTCAATATCCTTCAGGTTGACAAAGGAAGGATAGGAAATAGGGCCACCAGAGGGAGAAGCCAGATGTAAATGCTGTCTTAATGGTGGCCTCAGGCCCTGTATACCTGCATCCACTCCCTGGGGCTCTGCAAGATCCAATTTGCAAAATAAAGATAACTAGACATGCTTTTGCCTGTTAAAGGATGCAGACGAGAACTGGAAAACTGTTCACAATGTCTTATTAACTGAAAAAATGGTGAGAACAGCATGTGTCGAGTGATCTCATTTTTGTAGAAAACcaatatttatattcctttttctaaaataatgctAGAAGGATGAGAACTAAAATCCTAACAGCGATTATTTCtgctggtttttctttctttgcttatttGTGTGACCCACACCAAGCATGTTACTGCTTTTGTAAGAAGGTAGAGGGGGGGCCAATGTAAGTtactaaaaagaaatagattccATCCAGTAACGCAGCCAGCCCTTCCAACAAGGAACAAGGACTGTCCTACAGATGAGCTTGAAGTCTTCTGAGGAAGGGacagaaatcaatgaatttaaaatgtctgagcacgtagagaatggacttgaggacatggagagggggaagggtaagctgggacgaagtgagagagtagcattgacatctatacactaccaaatgtaaaatagctagtgggaagcagctgtatttATTGCACGGGGAGGAGAGATCAgttttgtgctttgtgaccacctagaggggtgggatagggagggtgggagggagacgcaagagtgaggggatatggggatatatgtatacatatagctgattcactttgttatacagcagaaactaacacaacattgtaaagtgattatactccaataaagatgttaataaataaataaataaataaaataaaataaaataaatgtctgaGCAATGTGCAAAGTTGGAGGGAATACAAATTCCCCAGGCAAGATGGAGGTAATGGCAGCTTCTTGAGTGTTAGGAAAGGATGAACACTCTGTACCAGGGGCAGGCATTGGCCCACTCggaagatcacacacacacacacacaaacacacacacaaacatacacacacacacacacacacacacacgcacgcgcgcgcgcgcgcgcgcgtgcaaAGCTGCCTTTTCCAGGCATTCACCCAGGACCAGGCCTGGGCCCCATGCCGTTAACACGCCCTGTATCACTGGATCCTCAGTCCGAGGTGGGCACTGCTCtccatcccattttacaggtggaaaatgaggctcagagaggttaagtgtcttGCCTAGGGTAACACAGCTAGTGAGAGTGGAGCAGAGGTTCAAAAACAGGGCAGTTGGCTCCAGAGCTCATATCCACTACTCCACACCgtgtaaaaatcatttttctcttttcactgaGGCCTTGGCCTGATATGCTTGGATTTATGCACAGACTGAAAGCCAAGGGCAGGCTCCAGCCGGCATCAAGGACAAGGCAATGATGGAATGCAGAGAGCGTCGGCTGGGAGCTCTTCCATCGACAGTCTGTGAGTACAACAGTGCTGACCGCCTTCCTGCTGCTCCTGGCTTATCCTACCTTCAGGACTCCTGCATGGAAACTTCCTCGACTGCTCTGGACACTTCCTCTCCACTGAACCCTCAGAAGGCTGCCAGGTCAACTCCCCTGCTCAAACGCCTTTAATAGCTCCCCACTACCTATAAGATCAAGTTCAAATTCCTCAGCCTGACATTTA contains the following coding sequences:
- the LOC103006928 gene encoding uncharacterized protein LOC103006928 isoform X1, which encodes MVGPTLTARLYSLLFRRTSTFALTIAVGALFFERAFDQGADAIYEHINEGTESQGQAPAGIKDKAMMECRERRLGALPSTVCEYNSADRLPAAPGLSYLQDSCMETSSTALDTSSPLNPQKAARSTPLLKRL